The genomic region GGATCCTCAACTAGTGATACCCCGATTGTAAATCAATCTTAGAGAAGCATGCGGCTTCTTAAAGCTGATCGAATAGATCATCGATGCGAGGAAGTGGATACTTGTTACGAGCCGTCGCTTTATTCAACTGCTGATACTCAATATAGAGGCGTAAGGTACTATCCCTCTTATTCACGAACAGAACAGGAGCACCCCTTGGAGACATACTAGGTCTGATAAAACCCATATCCATAAGGTCTTACAACTGctcctttattttctttaactcGACTGGTGCCATTTGGTAGGGTGGCAAGAAAATAGGTGTCATACTCGGTACCATATTGATGTAGAACTCTATCTTTCTATTATGCGGTAATCTTGGTAGCTCTTCTAGAAATACATCGGAAAACTCGCAGGCCACCTGAACGTCCTCAGCGCGACCTTTTTATGCCGAGGTATCCCTGAGTAATGCCAAATATCCCTGACACCCATGGCGAAAGCATCCATCTAATGGTAATGGTTGACACGATATTCGATGGAGTAGGTACCTTCtctcatttaaaataaaactctgAGTCCCCCGGGATTCAAAAAGTTTCTTGCTTTTCCCGGTAGTCCAACATGGCATAATGCATAGCCaaccaatccattcccaaAATTACGTCGAAATCTATTACGtcaatagaattaaattggcAGCCAAATCTCGACCCTCAACTGACACCGAACATGATGAAAATACAACATCAATCTCCAAGGCGTCACTTAATGGCATAGTGAGCGATATAGGAACCTGAAGTCTAAGCAATTGAACATCCAACCTTAAAACAAACTAGGTGATACAAAGGAATGGGTAGCCCCAATGTCTAACAAAACTCTAGCCTCAGAATAGCAAACAAGAATAATACCTGACACCACAACATTAGAGGCTCGCGCATCCTAATGAGTGAGAGTGAATACTCTCGCCTGCCCACGGGCTTACTGTTGAGAGCCCGAAGCCTGACTCTGAACTCTGCTCCCTGATCGGCCTCCCATAGGCCTACCTCCAAAGCCACGGCCCTACTGGCCAGCAAACTGAGATCCACCTTGAGAATATCCAGGAGCTGAAGGAAAACATGGTCAAGTTGCACTAACAGACGAGCCTTGAGGAAAAGCTGGCTTACTGAAGTAGCAAGGACATGCTCGAGCCATATGACCCACCTCGCTACACCTGAAACAAGCTCCACTAGAAGCTAGGCACAGTCCTTGATGTGACCGCAGTGTTGGCTCCAGCCAGAGCTAACTGCCCACCGCCTGAATCCTCTGCTACCCTTCCGGTTGTGTCTACCCTTCTTGTGAGTACGGTAGCCTCTCTGCCCGGCCTGCTGGTCGGAACCCCTGGAGTAGCCTTCATTGCCATAATACGACACAGCTGGCTATACACTAAACTGACCCTCAATCCtggtcttctttttcttgccaTCATCAATCCCTTGGCCAAATCCCCACAAGGTCATCTCCATCTGCCTGGCCATATCAGTTATACTTTGagtttttgaaattataagCTTGGAACGATTCCCACATTTGCAAATCAGATTCTTCATTTCAAGTGCTGCATAACTTTCAATTACATTGAAAAGCTTGTCCACTTCTTCGATTCCAAGAGCTAAATAGTCCCTAACTTCGGTGATTCCAGCAgacattataaatataaagtcagaaaaaatgaaagattttAGAGATATGAAATAAGAATCTTAATGTGAATAAGAACTCTAATTTGTACGAGTTTAAAGAGTTAGAATTAGGGCTTTTAATTccttacttttttattttcattttatttaatattctctaattatattattttattatttcatttaacggagtttaaaaaaatattagttttttattatttctgtcAACGGGGGTATAATGGTAACAACCAGTGTAGTAGAGATGCccaattgaataaaaaaataagtttgtGGGTCCAATTGCAAAAACAATGAAAGATCATGGGCCCAATTGTATATTTTGCCTACAAGAAAAGtaatcctaaaaatatttccaagaaaaaaacataaacaataaacaaagaaattttattttgtaccCGAGAATAGAAAAAGGCTTTACCTTTGGCAAAACAGAAGGGTGGCAATCTATAATCATGCTGCCCAAACGTTCCCATGCTTTTAGTAGCACCGACCCCACCAACCTCTTCCATTCCTTAAATGCTGAATCACTTACTGTTACTTACCACACCAGAAGTCGCTTATGCCATATCAATTTTAAGGATCACAAAAGAGCCCACACACTGCATCTCTTGCAAGTTGCAAGATTCATGTTTGTTAGTTTTCACtactcttattttctttttctttttcttttttcattgcTTTATTGCCATGTTGTtcaattgattttagtttttcaTCATGTGggttttattgtttaatttcttaattcttaaattaatcaaaagcaagaTTCTTTTGTGATTAAAGAATGAATATACTGATAGCAGCCCAAATACTTGTTAATTGTTATTGAGTGGTGTTTCAACAATAACCACATCATTTCTTGATTAGTTTAATAACTTTAAGTTAATCCCCACTAAGACTTTCTTGTTTAGGATTAAATTATTCATAGGCACACTGCTAATCTAGCTCAAAGATTTGTCTTTTTGGACGGCAAGTTCGAAGCTTTCCCCTTTAGGAAATCCCAAATCCAagatcaaatttttatatattttttcagaaCCCTTTTAGCCTTTTAggagtttttctttattaaatttgcaatttcatGGCCcacaaattttttataattacccTTTCGGTCTGTTTCTGAAAGCAAGCTTTGAGGCTATGGTGGTGCCACGTTGTCTATACCTTATGGAATAAAGCGGGAAGATAATGAGGAAGAGCTAAAGTGTGAGCCTTATGCTgcaaaaagaaactaataatattaaatacactGTATAGTTAGTAAGGAAAAGAGGAAAGCTTAAAAAAACTCTTTTCATTGTTTTTATTGAAAGAGAAAAGCAATGTTTTTTGTGGAGCAGTTTTATTTGTTCTTATTCAAAGGAATTTTTGAGGCCCTCATGCTTCTTTATAGTGTGTAAACTTTTAAGTCTTTGTTGTGTTGTGTGGTTCTCTTTTCAAGTTGGGTTTAGCAAGAAGTGAAAGATCCTTTCTTGGTGCTGGTTTTTGTCGATCTTTTCTCTCTATCtttctatctctctctctagtGTATGATATAGATGTTGGTTCTGGTGCTTGTTTTGCTTTTGTGATGAAAATAGTACACTTGTGATCCTCTACTGTGAAAAGGCTATcctgaaatctcttctttctGTGGATATTTTTATTGCATTCTTTTTGATTGGCTGTGATGACGGTGGTGTTGCTTTTGTTGTTTTGTGGTGTATAGTGCATATGAAAACACAATCATGTATCCGGTGGATAAACCCGAtcaaattatatgaaaaaattgatatagAAAAGAGTCTGTGCTGTTGTTTAATATActtgtttatattttcttaaaatccCATTTGACCGGTTTTGTTGGTGGTAGGATGTCTGTTGTTTTCTCCATTGAAATATTTACGTATTGAGAgtattttatttcctttaatGCCTAGCAGGGGATAGCATTTCTTTTCAGAAGCTGACTTATTGGGCTTTTGAATTGATGAAAAGTTGGGTTTTTTAGTTTCTCCAGGGaaatgagattttgattgaAGATGCTGACTGTGAAAATGAGAGAGTTTGGTAGAAGCTGGAGACTTCCTCCATGTCATGGATTTCTATGTTTTGGACTTCATTCAGCCCTAGGAGGATAACCATGAAGGATTTATCTGAGTCTGCTTGGCAGAAGTCCAATAATTCTGGGGCATTAAATACCTCTAGAGCCTCAGACTGGAATCCAGGACCTTTATCTCGTGATTCTGTGTTTAGGAAGAAGACTGATAGGGTTGTGCTGGCGCATCATAACCTCAAGAACCAGGTTGGTTTGTCGGGGGGTTACAAGGATGAGGTAGCAGTAGACCCTTTTGCCCGAGCCATAGAATGGGGTGATGTTAGCTTGAGGCAGTGGTTGGACAAACCTGAAAGATCAGTTGATGAATTTGAATGTTTACACATATTTAGGCAAATAGTTGGTATTGTAAATCTGGCACATTCACAAGGAATAGTTGTTCATAATGTTCGGCCTTCTTGCTTCGTTATGACATCATTTAACCATGTCTCCTTCATTGAATCTGCTTCTTGTTCGGATTCTGGGTCAGATTCTTTAGAAGACGGACTGAATAGCCGAACCTTGGAGGTTAAAAATCCATCTTCTCTCTTGCCTAATGACATATTCCAGCTGAGAACTAGGTTAAGAAGTGAAGATTTCCAACCCGCTTCTACTCCAATAAATGCTTTATCTGAAGCTAGTTGCATTCAGTCAAGCTCAGTTCATGCAACCCATGTACCAGTGGGAGAGAATACTGAAGAAGATAAAGCCAATGATAGGACGATTAttgaacaagaagaagaagaaaggaagcaACCTTTTCCAATGAAGCAAATATTACTCATGGAGACCAGCTGGTATACTAGTCCTGAAGAAGCTACTGGTTCACCTAGCTCTTGTGCTTCAGACATATACAGATTAGGAGTCCTCCTATTCGAGGTTTGCAATAAAATACTGTTCTCTTACATTAAAAGTTCATATAGAATGGATTTCACTAGTACCATATCAtgtaaatttttgtttaacaAAAATGGCCTTGATTGAAACTTTTGGACCCTCCTTGTTTGTAATGAAAATACTGTTTGTCTTATATTAAAGATTTGTCTACAATGGATATCACGAGTCCTATATCATGtaaaccttttattttataagtaatatgCCCTCAATTGAAACTTTTACCGCTTTGTTTTTTTGTCTACACTCATGTGATATAGTTCTACTCCTGAACAGTTGTTCTGCCCATTCAGTTCACGAGAAGACAAGAGCAGAACTATGTCTAGTCTAAGGCACCGGGTTCTTCCTCCTCAACTGCTACTGAAGTGGCCAAAAGAAGCTTCATTTTGCCTATGGCTTCTGCACCCAGAGCCTAGTAGTCGGCCAAAAATGTGGTAAATTTGCAGTTCTGCTTCCTCTCTGCGTCTTTCTCTTCTTACTTCTTTTGACGCATATTATTTGCTAGCAATTGTGGACTTTTATATGGATATATTCTAGTTTCTATGTAACTGGATATTGCAATGTTCAAATTAGTTATGCTATAGATGCTCTTGATTTGCCTATCAATTGAAGATGGGAACTTCATATCTTGATTAAGCTCATTTGGAGCATTATTTTTGGACACCCATCTAAAGTACATGGTTTTAGTGTGACTTGATTGTGATGGCACTGATATGTCCCAAGTCCTAGCTTACCTCGCCTATTAACCAAATATGAAAATACATgccaaataaattttagggtaaagtttaaaaaattaccctGTGGTTGACGCTTTTTCACTTGAGCGACGGAGAAATATTTTGTATCAAAGGAGTATTAcgagttttattttcttagcattttttaggtacatatttatgtttttattatttttacatagTTTTGCATGTATTTAACATGAACCATtactaaattatgattttataagcaATACGGCATCTGACAATGCATCGtaggattcataaatatattaaaactttattcttaaaaaataatttcttaattaaagaaatatatattttaacaatttgttATGAtcataaaatatctaattgaATGCTAAATTACTTAGAAATActtattttacaaaataattatgtttctattaatatttacaatctaCAAAGTGAGAAAAACATTGAATGTACttaaaaaatgctaaaatattaaagcaCATGTTACTCTTTTGATACAAAAAATACCCATGTCCTTCTAGTATAAAAGCGTCAAACCACGTGGTAGTTTTTTGAACTTTACCCTAAAGtttattaaaaactttagACATGGTGAGCCTTGTTTTATCTTTCCATAACATATATATGGCTGTAGCATGACTTGATAGGGCATTGCACTGATGTGTCCTGAGTCTGTTTTGCCCCTCTTGcaagttttaattttcaacaTCAGATTAAATTTCCATGTTACTTCTTTTCAATTATATgcacatttttttcttattccaCATTTAGGACAATTATGTTATACCTCTCCTACTGTAATCTATATTCTCTCTGTTTCTGcttgtataaatttattacaaGGGAGATTGCttttactattaattaaaCCAGGTTCTAATGTTGCAACTCTTTTTTGTCTTGTGCAACAGTGAGTTGTTACAAAGTGAGTTTCTTAATGAACCAAGAGAGAATTTGGAAGAACGTGAAGCAGCAATACAACTTAGTGAAAGAATAGAGGAGCAGGATTTGTTGCTAGATTTCCTTCTGCTGATACAGCAAAGAAAACAGGAAGCTGCAGATAAGTTACAAGATACTGTTTCTCTTCTATGTTCTGATATTGAAGAAGTTTTGAAGCATAGAACATTTCTTAAGAAGAAGGGAGGGTCATGCCTAGAGAGAATGAAGGATGATAATTTAGTATCAAATCTCCCTCCATTTAGTATTGTTGACAATGATGATTCTTCTAGCTTGGGTTCCAGAAAACGATTTCGACCAGGCattcagattttcaacatGGAGGAGTTTGATGATAATCGAGATGATGCTCAGCACTCAGATATGGTCACTGAAAGTCAAGATTCTCTACTTCTTAAAAGTTCTCGATTGATGAAGAATTTCAAGAAGCTTGAGTCAGCATACTTCTTGACGAGGTGCAGGCCTATTAGGTCATCAGGGAAACCATTCATTAGATATTCGCCAATAAGCAGTGATGGGAGAGGTTCTACTGTGGTTAGTGAAAGAAGctctataaataatttagcaCCAAAAGAACAGCATGTTGAGAGTAGACAGAGTGGATGGATAAGCCCATTTCTTGAGGGCTTGTGCAAGTATCTGTCTTTCAATAAGCTAAAAATTAAAGCTGATTTGAAACAAGGGGATCTGTTGAACTCTTCAAACCTAGTCTGCTCTCTCAGTTTTGATCGTGATGGAGAGTTTTTTGCTACAGCTGGtgtgaataaaaaaataaaaatatttgaatgtgatgcaataataaatgaaaatcgTGATATTCACTATCCTGTTGTTGAAATAGCTACTAGGTCAAAACTTAGCAGCGTATGCTGGAACAGCTACATTAAAAGCCAGATTGCTTCAAGCAACTTTGAAGGTGTGGTGCAGGTAGGTCTGGCCTTACATTTATTAATCTCTAATGTATGACTTTTTTATCGTTGTATGACTTGATACTAAGCaattgctatatatatatatgtaggTGTGGGATATTACAAGAAGTCAAGTACTAACAGAAATGAGAGAACATGAGAGGCGGGTATGGTCCATTGACTTCTCATCAGCAGATCCAACAACGTTGGCTAGCGGCAGTGATGATTGTTCTGTTAAGCTATGGAATATCAATCAGGCAATTCTACTTTTGCACTTGGTGGATATCAGCTTTGAAACTAAACGTACTCATGTCATCTAATTTCTTATTGTGTAACTTTAATTCTAGATGTATGATAAGTTTTTCCTCTTACATGGGATGCTACTGCAGGGAGTAAGTATTGGTACAATCAGGACGAAGGCCAATGTCTGTTCTGTTCAGTTTCCCTTGGATTCTAGCCGTTCTCTTGCATTTGGCTCAGCAGATCATAAAGTTTATTACTATGATCTGCGAAATGCAAAGGTTCCTTTATGCACATTGGTTGGACACAATAAAACTGTGAGTTACGTGAGGTTTATAGATTCGACAAATCTTGTTTCTGCATCCACGGATAACACATTAAAGCTCTGGGATTTGTCAATGTGTGCATCTCGAATTATTGATACTCCACTTCAGTCATTCACAGGCCACATGAACGTAAAGGTATACTCTCAGATTATATCAAGCACCTTTAAGTGTATAGTACGATTTTTTCTGCAGATGctatgaataatattttgtgccattttgatttttttttcttaatttagtcttaccttttgtaaattttaatttggcctAGAACCATGGGACaccaaattcaaatatttatcaatagctATGTGCTTGAAATTTATGTGTCTCCATTGCTTTGTACAATTTTGGTACAGTTAAGCGGCTTTGATTTTATTGTGAAGTAATTTACAGCATTGACATAGCTTGAATTTGATGATCACTATAACCATTATAATGCTTCTTTTGACTGCTGGCTCTTGCAACACTGGGACAGTGATGGAAACTGTGatcctaatttaaatttgtcaTCTTTTTGATAAAGGTGGCCTCAGTTTAATACTGATGAAAAGGGGATTGTCCAAAGAATCAAAGCAAGTAAATAGATCCTTAACTTTAACAACTAATTTATAGCTTTtgtgttatttcttttaataaattaaagctATTTCTTGGATTAACCAATGTTATTTAAACCTGGAAGTGAGAAAGAcgaagaaatattttttacaatttgataTTATGCTAATATGCAAGTCAAGTCAAGAGCATCTAGttcaataatagaaatatttgGGATAAATGTAATCTTTTTATGGAATTACTGGTGGAAATTTTTCCTAGGCTTAGCACaagttgtatattttcttaatttctatattattttttgcaGAACTTTGTGGGTTTGTCAGTATCCGATGG from Ricinus communis isolate WT05 ecotype wild-type chromosome 9, ASM1957865v1, whole genome shotgun sequence harbors:
- the LOC8273738 gene encoding protein SPA1-RELATED 3 isoform X3, whose protein sequence is MSWISMFWTSFSPRRITMKDLSESAWQKSNNSGALNTSRASDWNPGPLSRDSVFRKKTDRVVLAHHNLKNQVGLSGGYKDEVAVDPFARAIEWGDVSLRQWLDKPERSVDEFECLHIFRQIVGIVNLAHSQGIVVHNVRPSCFVMTSFNHVSFIESASCSDSGSDSLEDGLNSRTLEVKNPSSLLPNDIFQLRTRLRSEDFQPASTPINALSEASCIQSSSVHATHVPVGENTEEDKANDRTIIEQEEEERKQPFPMKQILLMETSWYTSPEEATGSPSSCASDIYRLGVLLFELFCPFSSREDKSRTMSSLRHRVLPPQLLLKWPKEASFCLWLLHPEPSSRPKMCELLQSEFLNEPRENLEEREAAIQLSERIEEQDLLLDFLLLIQQRKQEAADKLQDTVSLLCSDIEEVLKHRTFLKKKGGSCLERMKDDNLVSNLPPFSIVDNDDSSSLGSRKRFRPGIQIFNMEEFDDNRDDAQHSDMVTESQDSLLLKSSRLMKNFKKLESAYFLTRCRPIRSSGKPFIRYSPISSDGRGSTVVSERSSINNLAPKEQHVESRQSGWISPFLEGLCKYLSFNKLKIKADLKQGDLLNSSNLVCSLSFDRDGEFFATAGVNKKIKIFECDAIINENRDIHYPVVEIATRSKLSSVCWNSYIKSQIASSNFEGVVQVWDITRSQVLTEMREHERRVWSIDFSSADPTTLASGSDDCSVKLWNINQAILLLHLVDISFETKRSKYWYNQDEGQCLFCSVSLGF
- the LOC8273738 gene encoding protein SPA1-RELATED 3 isoform X2 — translated: MSWISMFWTSFSPRRITMKDLSESAWQKSNNSGALNTSRASDWNPGPLSRDSVFRKKTDRVVLAHHNLKNQVGLSGGYKDEVAVDPFARAIEWGDVSLRQWLDKPERSVDEFECLHIFRQIVGIVNLAHSQGIVVHNVRPSCFVMTSFNHVSFIESASCSDSGSDSLEDGLNSRTLEVKNPSSLLPNDIFQLRTRLRSEDFQPASTPINALSEASCIQSSSVHATHVPVGENTEEDKANDRTIIEQEEEERKQPFPMKQILLMETSWYTSPEEATGSPSSCASDIYRLGVLLFELFCPFSSREDKSRTMSSLRHRVLPPQLLLKWPKEASFCLWLLHPEPSSRPKMCELLQSEFLNEPRENLEEREAAIQLSERIEEQDLLLDFLLLIQQRKQEAADKLQDTVSLLCSDIEEVLKHRTFLKKKGGSCLERMKDDNLVSNLPPFSIVDNDDSSSLGSRKRFRPGIQIFNMEEFDDNRDDAQHSDMVTESQDSLLLKSSRLMKNFKKLESAYFLTRCRPIRSSGKPFIRYSPISSDGRGSTVVSERSSINNLAPKEQHVESRQSGWISPFLEGLCKYLSFNKLKIKADLKQGDLLNSSNLVCSLSFDRDGEFFATAGVNKKIKIFECDAIINENRDIHYPVVEIATRSKLSSVCWNSYIKSQIASSNFEGVVQVWDITRSQVLTEMREHERRVWSIDFSSADPTTLASGSDDCSVKLWNINQGVSIGTIRTKANVCSVQFPLDSSRSLAFGSADHKVYYYDLRNAKVPLCTLVGHNKTVSYVRFIDSTNLVSASTDNTLKLWDLSMCASRIIDTPLQSFTGHMNVKNFVGLSVSDGYIATGSETNEVFIYHKAFPMPALSFKFNNTDPLSGHEMDDPAQFISSVCWRSQSSTLVAANSTGNIKILEMV
- the LOC8273738 gene encoding protein SPA1-RELATED 3 isoform X1, encoding MSWISMFWTSFSPRRITMKDLSESAWQKSNNSGALNTSRASDWNPGPLSRDSVFRKKTDRVVLAHHNLKNQVGLSGGYKDEVAVDPFARAIEWGDVSLRQWLDKPERSVDEFECLHIFRQIVGIVNLAHSQGIVVHNVRPSCFVMTSFNHVSFIESASCSDSGSDSLEDGLNSRTLEVKNPSSLLPNDIFQLRTRLRSEDFQPASTPINALSEASCIQSSSVHATHVPVGENTEEDKANDRTIIEQEEEERKQPFPMKQILLMETSWYTSPEEATGSPSSCASDIYRLGVLLFELFCPFSSREDKSRTMSSLRHRVLPPQLLLKWPKEASFCLWLLHPEPSSRPKMCELLQSEFLNEPRENLEEREAAIQLSERIEEQDLLLDFLLLIQQRKQEAADKLQDTVSLLCSDIEEVLKHRTFLKKKGGSCLERMKDDNLVSNLPPFSIVDNDDSSSLGSRKRFRPGIQIFNMEEFDDNRDDAQHSDMVTESQDSLLLKSSRLMKNFKKLESAYFLTRCRPIRSSGKPFIRYSPISSDGRGSTVVSERSSINNLAPKEQHVESRQSGWISPFLEGLCKYLSFNKLKIKADLKQGDLLNSSNLVCSLSFDRDGEFFATAGVNKKIKIFECDAIINENRDIHYPVVEIATRSKLSSVCWNSYIKSQIASSNFEGVVQVWDITRSQVLTEMREHERRVWSIDFSSADPTTLASGSDDCSVKLWNINQAILLLHLGVSIGTIRTKANVCSVQFPLDSSRSLAFGSADHKVYYYDLRNAKVPLCTLVGHNKTVSYVRFIDSTNLVSASTDNTLKLWDLSMCASRIIDTPLQSFTGHMNVKNFVGLSVSDGYIATGSETNEVFIYHKAFPMPALSFKFNNTDPLSGHEMDDPAQFISSVCWRSQSSTLVAANSTGNIKILEMV